The following coding sequences lie in one Vibrio casei genomic window:
- a CDS encoding heme ABC transporter permease, with product MWKWLHPYAKAEKTYQLCGSLLPWFSVLAVSLLVVGTIWGLAFAPADYQQGDSFRIIYIHVPAAIWSMGIYTSMAIAALIGLVWQLKLSNMAAAAMAPIGAIFTFIALITGAVWGKPMWGAWWVWDARLTSELILLFLYLGVIALYHAFDDQKTAAKAAGILAIVGVVNIPIIHYSVEWWNTLHQGATITKIGKPSIAPEMLWPLLLNIVGFAFFFGAVTMIRLRTEILSRESHRPWVIELVKKNVAQPSHKQGVK from the coding sequence ATGTGGAAATGGTTACATCCATACGCAAAAGCTGAGAAAACCTATCAGCTTTGTGGTTCATTATTACCTTGGTTTTCAGTTTTGGCTGTGAGTCTATTGGTTGTTGGTACCATTTGGGGGCTAGCGTTTGCTCCTGCTGATTATCAACAAGGTGATAGTTTTCGTATCATTTATATTCATGTACCTGCTGCAATTTGGTCGATGGGGATTTATACCTCAATGGCAATAGCGGCATTAATTGGGTTAGTTTGGCAATTAAAGCTGTCCAACATGGCGGCGGCGGCAATGGCGCCGATTGGTGCTATTTTCACTTTTATTGCGTTAATCACTGGCGCTGTTTGGGGAAAGCCAATGTGGGGGGCGTGGTGGGTATGGGATGCTCGCTTAACATCTGAATTAATTCTTCTATTTTTATACCTAGGTGTGATTGCCCTTTATCATGCTTTTGATGATCAAAAAACCGCCGCAAAAGCCGCTGGAATTCTGGCGATTGTTGGGGTGGTTAATATCCCGATTATTCATTATTCAGTTGAGTGGTGGAATACCTTACATCAAGGTGCAACCATTACCAAAATTGGCAAGCCATCGATTGCTCCAGAAATGCTATGGCCATTATTGTTGAATATTGTTGGTTTTGCTTTTTTCTTTGGCGCCGTCACTATGATTCGTTTACGTACTGAAATTTTAAGCCGCGAAAGTCATCGCCCTTGGGTTATCGAATTGGTGAAAAAAAATGTTGCTCAGCCTAGCCATAAACAGGGAGTGAAATAA
- the ccmD gene encoding heme exporter protein CcmD, producing the protein MYFDTFSDFIAMGGYAAYVWSAFGITLFCMLALYWKSVSQGKALLNDIQQKIDREARRQAAKKMENTL; encoded by the coding sequence ATGTATTTTGATACTTTCAGTGATTTTATTGCGATGGGTGGTTACGCCGCTTACGTTTGGAGCGCATTTGGCATTACTCTTTTCTGTATGTTAGCGCTTTATTGGAAGAGCGTTTCTCAAGGCAAGGCATTATTAAACGATATTCAACAAAAAATTGATCGTGAAGCTCGTCGCCAAGCGGCGAAAAAAATGGAAAACACACTATGA
- the ccmE gene encoding cytochrome c maturation protein CcmE, producing the protein MTPRRKKRLAIILAILIGVAGTVGLTMYALSQNMNLFYTPTELVNGKPDGTKPHVGERLRIGGMVVEGSVKRDPKSLQVSFDLKDVGPTVTVTYNGILPDLFREGQGIVAQGTLVDATTVDAFEVLAKHDEKYMPPEIAEAMQKNHNPDSYNKSSSKTNTETKQGYE; encoded by the coding sequence ATGACTCCTAGACGTAAAAAACGACTTGCGATTATTCTGGCCATTTTAATTGGTGTTGCTGGTACGGTTGGTTTAACCATGTATGCATTAAGCCAAAATATGAATTTATTTTATACTCCGACAGAGTTAGTTAATGGTAAACCGGATGGTACTAAGCCACATGTTGGTGAACGTTTACGAATTGGCGGAATGGTGGTTGAAGGCTCGGTGAAACGTGATCCTAAATCATTGCAAGTGAGTTTTGATTTAAAAGATGTTGGCCCGACTGTCACGGTGACTTATAACGGTATTTTGCCGGATTTATTTCGCGAAGGACAGGGCATTGTGGCACAAGGAACGCTTGTGGATGCCACCACGGTTGATGCGTTTGAAGTGCTGGCTAAGCATGATGAAAAATACATGCCGCCAGAAATCGCAGAAGCTATGCAAAAGAATCACAACCCAGATTCTTATAATAAGTCTTCCTCTAAAACCAACACTGAGACCAAGCAAGGATATGAGTAA
- a CDS encoding heme lyase CcmF/NrfE family subunit, translating into MSAELGHFALILALGFSVLLSVLPMYGASTNNRTLMGMARPLSWGMFLMLAFSFITLLWAFYSNDFTLQYVASNSNSQLPWYYRLTAVWGAHEGSLLLWVLIQAIWTIAVATFSRGMPQESVSRVLAVMGMISVGFLLFIILTSNPFLRTLPYFPIDGRDLNPLLQDPGLIIHPPMLYMGYVGFSVAFSFAIASLMTGRLDTAWARWSRPWTTAAWVFLTVGIALGSWWAYYELGWGGWWFWDPVENASFMPWLAGTALMHSLAVTEKRGTFKAWTVLLAISAFSLSLLGTFLVRSGILVSVHSFASDPARGMFILFFLAIVIGGSLLLFALKSSKVRVRGNYALLSRENALLSNNILLVAALVVVLIGTLLPLVHKQIGMGSVSIGAPFFNTLFTWLIVPFTLILGVGPMIRWKRDNLADVKVPMIVSLLISIVGAVIITLLSSKEFMPLATLGWFMAIWIFAMHGFELHQRATHRHTFFKGITKLQRSHWAMMLGHLGLAVTIIGIAMVQNYSIERDVRLEPGETFVIEGYQFDFVGVREHDGPNYDGFIADFNITEDGKFVNELHAEKRFYHTARSMMTEAAIDRGFTRDLYVAMGEQLEGTNAWAVRIYYKPFIRWIWFGAILMSIGGILAISDKRYRFRKKLDSSSDQSTLNNKEA; encoded by the coding sequence ATGAGTGCTGAACTTGGACATTTTGCCTTAATTTTGGCACTGGGCTTTTCTGTTCTTTTAAGTGTTTTGCCTATGTATGGTGCGAGTACCAATAATCGCACATTAATGGGCATGGCAAGGCCATTGTCTTGGGGAATGTTCCTCATGCTGGCTTTTTCGTTTATTACTTTGCTTTGGGCATTTTATTCGAACGACTTCACTTTGCAGTATGTGGCCAGTAATTCGAACAGCCAGCTTCCTTGGTACTATCGCTTAACGGCGGTTTGGGGCGCGCATGAAGGATCATTGCTGCTTTGGGTTCTTATCCAAGCGATTTGGACGATTGCGGTTGCTACCTTTAGCCGTGGCATGCCACAAGAATCGGTTTCTAGGGTTCTGGCGGTGATGGGGATGATTTCGGTTGGATTCTTATTATTTATTATTCTGACGTCGAATCCATTTTTGCGCACATTGCCTTATTTTCCTATTGATGGGCGTGATTTAAATCCTCTGCTTCAAGATCCTGGTTTAATTATTCATCCCCCAATGCTTTATATGGGGTACGTTGGTTTCTCGGTAGCGTTTTCTTTTGCAATCGCTTCATTGATGACTGGGCGTCTTGATACGGCTTGGGCTCGTTGGTCTCGTCCTTGGACAACGGCTGCATGGGTATTTTTAACCGTAGGTATCGCACTTGGCTCATGGTGGGCCTATTACGAACTTGGTTGGGGTGGCTGGTGGTTCTGGGATCCTGTTGAAAACGCTTCTTTTATGCCATGGCTTGCCGGAACGGCATTAATGCATTCCCTTGCAGTGACGGAAAAACGAGGTACTTTCAAAGCGTGGACGGTATTACTGGCGATTAGTGCTTTCTCATTAAGTTTGCTCGGCACATTCCTAGTTCGTTCAGGGATCTTGGTATCGGTTCACTCGTTTGCGTCTGATCCGGCTCGAGGCATGTTTATCTTATTTTTCTTAGCCATTGTTATTGGTGGTTCATTACTACTGTTTGCTTTAAAAAGCTCAAAAGTGCGTGTCCGTGGTAATTATGCGTTGCTTTCACGTGAAAACGCATTGTTGTCGAATAATATTTTATTAGTCGCAGCTTTAGTTGTGGTTCTGATTGGTACGCTTTTACCTCTGGTTCATAAGCAAATTGGCATGGGATCTGTGTCGATTGGTGCGCCGTTCTTTAATACGTTATTTACGTGGTTAATTGTGCCATTTACCCTGATTTTGGGTGTTGGTCCTATGATTCGTTGGAAGCGTGATAATTTAGCCGACGTCAAAGTTCCAATGATCGTATCACTACTGATTTCGATTGTGGGGGCGGTGATTATCACGCTGCTTTCATCAAAAGAGTTTATGCCACTGGCCACGTTAGGTTGGTTTATGGCTATTTGGATCTTTGCGATGCATGGATTTGAATTGCATCAGCGTGCGACTCATCGTCATACCTTTTTTAAAGGGATAACTAAATTACAACGTAGCCATTGGGCGATGATGCTCGGTCATCTTGGTTTAGCCGTTACAATTATTGGTATTGCGATGGTTCAAAATTACAGTATTGAACGAGATGTGCGTTTAGAGCCGGGTGAAACGTTTGTCATTGAAGGGTATCAATTTGATTTTGTAGGTGTTCGTGAACATGATGGCCCTAATTATGATGGCTTCATTGCTGATTTCAATATTACTGAAGACGGCAAGTTTGTGAATGAGCTTCACGCTGAAAAACGTTTTTATCATACCGCTCGTTCAATGATGACGGAAGCTGCCATTGATCGTGGTTTTACTCGTGATTTGTATGTTGCGATGGGAGAACAACTTGAAGGGACGAATGCTTGGGCTGTACGTATTTATTACAAACCTTTTATCCGATGGATTTGGTTTGGTGCGATTTTAATGTCTATTGGCGGTATTTTGGCTATCAGTGATAAGCGCTATCGTTTCCGTAAAAAATTAGATTCATCATCCGATCAGTCAACGCTGAATAATAAGGAGGCGTAA
- a CDS encoding DsbE family thiol:disulfide interchange protein: MNRNILFAPLILFIILVAVFATQLTKNAEGDDPTKLESVLVGKSVPDFQLQDLFQENKTYDQRLFEGKPLLLNVWATWCPTCYAEHQFLNKLSSQGVNIIGLNYKDDREKAKKWLRELGDPYQVVLFDGSGMFGLDLGVYGAPETFLIDANGKIRYRHVGDVNSDNWNKTLLPLYNQLAGQNSPLKPISVGGAQ, translated from the coding sequence ATGAACCGTAATATTTTGTTTGCGCCTTTAATTTTATTCATTATTTTAGTGGCCGTTTTTGCCACTCAATTAACGAAAAATGCAGAAGGTGATGATCCCACTAAGTTAGAGTCAGTATTGGTTGGTAAATCGGTACCTGATTTTCAGCTTCAAGATTTGTTTCAAGAAAATAAAACTTACGATCAACGTTTATTTGAAGGTAAGCCACTGTTATTGAATGTATGGGCGACATGGTGCCCAACTTGTTATGCTGAGCACCAATTTTTAAATAAATTATCAAGCCAAGGTGTCAATATTATTGGTTTGAATTATAAAGATGACCGTGAAAAAGCAAAGAAGTGGCTTCGTGAATTAGGTGATCCTTACCAAGTGGTACTTTTTGATGGCAGTGGCATGTTTGGTTTAGATTTGGGCGTTTATGGTGCACCTGAAACATTCTTAATTGATGCCAATGGTAAAATCCGATATCGCCATGTTGGTGATGTAAATTCTGACAATTGGAATAAAACATTGCTTCCGTTATATAACCAATTAGCCGGACAGAATTCACCGTTGAAACCTATTTCGGTGGGAGGGGCTCAATGA
- a CDS encoding cytochrome c-type biogenesis protein: protein MKPSAILLGFLMVIAVPVMAAIEVFDFDSPQQEAQFQELSHTLRCPKCQNNSISDSNAELAKDLRLKVYQMTKAGKSKQEIVDYMVARYGNFVTYNPPLTVSTAVLWVAPISIVLFGFGFIVTRSRRRSVNKTVSSKMLDENQEQRLKELLEEASSGSNEKKDTDS from the coding sequence ATGAAACCTTCTGCAATTTTGTTGGGTTTTTTGATGGTTATTGCTGTACCTGTTATGGCTGCAATCGAAGTGTTTGATTTTGACTCTCCACAACAAGAAGCGCAATTTCAAGAGCTAAGTCATACATTGCGTTGTCCGAAATGCCAGAATAATTCGATTTCAGATTCGAATGCTGAATTGGCTAAGGATTTACGCTTGAAAGTCTATCAAATGACGAAAGCAGGGAAATCTAAACAAGAGATAGTGGACTATATGGTGGCACGTTATGGCAACTTTGTGACGTACAACCCTCCCCTTACTGTGTCTACCGCGGTCTTATGGGTGGCACCTATTTCAATTGTGTTATTTGGGTTTGGTTTTATTGTGACTCGCAGCAGGCGTAGATCTGTGAATAAAACGGTTAGCAGTAAAATGTTAGATGAAAACCAAGAACAGCGCTTAAAAGAATTACTGGAAGAGGCTTCTTCAGGTTCTAATGAAAAAAAGGATACTGACTCATGA
- the ccmI gene encoding c-type cytochrome biogenesis protein CcmI encodes MMAFWIGTALLLVVSCILIVYPLLNPKEVDEATQRDDLNKAFYKDRLAELESEDQAGIVGNKSDLVTDLKQLLLDDIPDSKSDAKVSAEKVKWMTIPVILFMVILSYGMYAMYGAQNKVSHWANVESNLPELSKKLMNPNGVQLTDQEMNDLTLGLRTRLQSTPNDATGWVLLGRIGLANRDIETAIGALTRADKITPDNPEIMLSLSQALLFSSDQVDLDRAKDILNYLMHQPKVDLRVYSLLAFNAYNDGNYGKAIEFWKKLQAQIGQGDSRYAMLERSINTAQRELDLQSNPQSKQPQGTPVKITISLSSEVEVPKSGVLIVSIHSADGSPMPIAAGRYPLTEFPVTVVLDDSNSMIESRKLSSLSDIMVRARIDTDGNVSTRDNDWHGESLPIRLGDDVAISINKKY; translated from the coding sequence ATGATGGCATTTTGGATTGGCACAGCATTACTTCTTGTCGTGTCTTGCATATTGATCGTTTATCCTTTGTTAAATCCTAAAGAGGTTGATGAAGCGACACAACGTGATGATTTAAATAAAGCATTTTATAAAGATCGTTTGGCTGAGCTGGAGTCTGAAGACCAAGCTGGGATCGTTGGCAATAAAAGCGATTTAGTGACAGATCTGAAGCAATTATTGCTTGATGATATCCCAGACTCGAAAAGTGATGCTAAAGTGAGTGCAGAGAAAGTAAAATGGATGACCATCCCGGTGATTCTGTTTATGGTTATCCTTTCTTACGGTATGTATGCCATGTATGGAGCTCAAAATAAAGTTTCTCATTGGGCTAATGTTGAAAGTAATTTGCCTGAGTTGTCGAAAAAATTAATGAATCCAAATGGCGTTCAATTGACTGACCAAGAGATGAATGATTTAACGCTTGGTTTACGGACTCGATTACAATCAACACCTAATGATGCGACGGGGTGGGTACTATTAGGGAGGATTGGTTTAGCTAATCGAGATATTGAAACGGCGATTGGTGCGTTAACTCGGGCAGATAAAATCACGCCAGATAACCCTGAAATTATGCTGAGCTTGTCTCAAGCCTTACTATTTTCATCTGACCAAGTCGATTTAGACAGAGCAAAAGATATTCTTAACTATTTAATGCACCAGCCTAAAGTGGATTTACGAGTTTATTCGTTATTAGCCTTTAATGCTTATAATGATGGTAACTACGGGAAAGCCATTGAATTTTGGAAGAAGTTGCAAGCACAAATTGGTCAAGGTGACTCACGTTATGCCATGTTAGAGCGCAGTATTAATACCGCTCAACGTGAATTGGATTTGCAATCTAACCCGCAATCGAAACAGCCACAAGGTACTCCGGTTAAAATAACGATATCTTTATCTTCTGAGGTTGAAGTACCAAAATCAGGAGTGCTTATTGTGTCTATTCATAGCGCAGATGGCTCGCCTATGCCAATCGCTGCAGGCCGTTATCCCTTAACTGAGTTTCCAGTCACTGTGGTGCTTGATGATAGTAACAGTATGATTGAAAGTCGTAAATTATCGAGCTTGTCCGATATTATGGTGCGTGCTCGTATTGATACTGATGGAAATGTATCAACCCGTGATAATGATTGGCATGGCGAAAGCTTACCTATTCGCTTGGGTGATGATGTGGCGATATCAATTAACAAGAAATATTGA
- a CDS encoding MlaA family lipoprotein — translation MSGCSSAPDEIEADKSAVSASNANRDKTPTEISSTYVDDSGDPLEGFNRTMWMINYDYLDPYLVRPASIVYMEWTPSPIRIGFNNFLDNLDEPASALNNLLMGNGQLAVKSFSRFWINTTIGLLGLIDVATMADIPRNSREFGDVLGHYGVGNGPYVMLPGYGPVTPRDLTDTVDSMYIPLNWLNFWQKATKWAFQGLESRYELISQEGLLKDSPDPYSLSKSIYLQHQDFKADIKEEPEEALDEQLLEEYLGHDY, via the coding sequence ATGTCAGGCTGTAGCTCTGCACCAGATGAAATCGAGGCGGACAAGTCAGCCGTTTCTGCTTCTAATGCAAACCGAGATAAAACACCCACAGAAATTTCTTCGACTTACGTTGATGATTCTGGCGATCCACTTGAAGGATTTAACCGAACAATGTGGATGATAAATTACGATTATCTTGATCCTTATTTGGTTAGGCCTGCATCTATTGTGTATATGGAGTGGACACCTTCGCCGATTCGTATCGGTTTCAATAATTTTTTAGATAATTTAGATGAACCTGCCAGTGCGTTGAATAATTTATTAATGGGCAATGGTCAGTTAGCTGTAAAAAGTTTTAGCCGTTTTTGGATCAACACAACGATAGGCTTACTAGGGTTAATTGATGTGGCAACCATGGCTGATATTCCCCGAAATAGCCGAGAGTTTGGTGATGTTCTCGGTCATTATGGTGTAGGTAATGGGCCTTATGTTATGTTGCCAGGTTACGGGCCTGTTACCCCAAGAGATTTAACGGATACTGTCGACTCAATGTATATTCCACTGAATTGGCTGAACTTTTGGCAGAAAGCGACTAAATGGGCTTTCCAAGGGCTTGAATCTCGATATGAGCTGATCTCACAAGAAGGGCTGTTGAAAGATTCACCCGATCCATATTCATTAAGCAAAAGTATTTATTTACAGCACCAAGATTTTAAAGCGGATATTAAAGAAGAACCGGAAGAAGCGTTAGATGAGCAGTTGTTAGAAGAGTACTTAGGGCATGATTATTAA
- a CDS encoding outer membrane protein transport protein: MKKLHVFTASTLASALLIASPSVFAAGFQIAAQSATGVGRAYAGDGIIGDNASVMAINPAAMALFDKTSFTMGATAIKPKISVEDGSYQSSINNNSGPANYDDAGNLAVAPNMFLVVPIDDKWAVGAGLYSNFGTESEFDDSFPGEYGGTSSIISADLALAISYRLNQQWSFGAGLDVVYGHGKFKRSMAVNGSTDITIDVPGPLDPTLPIDINRSIHAIDVDATGAGLGWNIGTTYELNGNNRWGFSYHASPEIHATGKIDGPGGITLADEVVVPLPDFAQISGYNRFKGTKFALSYTVQWTDWSKFDELATAGPNISLQKFEWKDTWSYSIGGTYYLSNQWTLRAGYMFDQGAQDEITTIAVPDSNRNWLSAGFSYAPTSDSSIDFGFTYLLGVDVDTKEHHGDQLDDGNYSISSITATTHTDAIIAGIQYSKTF, from the coding sequence ATGAAAAAGTTACATGTATTCACTGCATCTACTCTTGCAAGCGCCTTACTAATTGCATCACCATCTGTTTTTGCTGCAGGTTTCCAAATTGCGGCTCAGTCTGCCACGGGTGTGGGTCGTGCATACGCAGGTGACGGCATCATTGGAGATAATGCCTCTGTTATGGCAATTAACCCTGCGGCTATGGCACTATTTGATAAAACCTCGTTCACCATGGGTGCCACCGCCATTAAACCAAAAATTTCCGTTGAAGATGGTAGTTATCAAAGCTCAATCAACAACAATTCAGGCCCAGCAAACTACGACGATGCGGGTAATCTTGCCGTCGCCCCTAACATGTTTTTAGTCGTGCCAATCGATGATAAATGGGCGGTAGGTGCAGGTTTGTATTCTAACTTTGGTACAGAGTCGGAATTTGATGATTCTTTCCCTGGTGAGTATGGTGGCACTTCTAGCATCATTAGCGCCGATTTGGCCTTAGCGATTTCTTATCGCTTAAATCAGCAATGGAGCTTTGGTGCGGGATTGGATGTAGTTTATGGACATGGTAAATTTAAGCGTAGTATGGCTGTTAATGGCAGTACTGATATTACTATTGATGTACCGGGCCCTTTAGATCCCACTTTACCGATAGACATCAATAGATCTATACATGCCATCGATGTTGACGCAACAGGGGCAGGTCTTGGTTGGAATATAGGCACCACATACGAACTAAATGGAAATAACCGCTGGGGTTTTTCATATCACGCCAGCCCTGAGATCCATGCAACAGGGAAAATTGATGGCCCTGGCGGTATTACTTTAGCCGATGAAGTCGTCGTCCCATTACCGGATTTCGCTCAAATTTCTGGCTATAACCGTTTTAAAGGCACCAAATTTGCTCTCAGTTACACCGTTCAATGGACGGATTGGAGCAAGTTTGACGAGCTAGCGACTGCAGGCCCAAATATATCACTACAAAAATTTGAGTGGAAGGATACGTGGAGCTACTCGATTGGTGGGACTTATTACTTAAGTAATCAATGGACATTGCGCGCTGGCTATATGTTTGATCAAGGTGCACAAGATGAAATTACCACCATTGCCGTACCGGATTCAAACCGTAATTGGCTCTCGGCAGGTTTCTCATACGCACCAACAAGTGATTCAAGTATCGACTTTGGCTTTACTTACTTACTCGGGGTAGATGTAGATACTAAAGAGCATCACGGAGACCAACTTGATGACGGTAATTACAGTATATCCAGCATTACGGCAACAACGCATACTGATGCGATTATAGCGGGTATTCAATACAGTAAAACGTTCTAA
- a CDS encoding DUF3379 family protein codes for MDDLEFRRRLLSDPNDHSTQVIEKIRSNSHDRKYAESLTDLDNKIEQAMKVDVPDDLADKIIFSTSKSKPQINMTKQAFALAASVIFTVGLMVGQVNWGALIVTPAHARLDSMAIHHIHEEAPFIKDVNEANNAQEMQAKLGTYSYTLTSAFPYHIYYLNHCGFSPDHHALHMVFQGEKGRVTAFISNISAPNASDFAKDGMKGAIIPLPQGSLVVVGNENEDISSIATKLAPMFVLKS; via the coding sequence ATGGATGATTTAGAATTTCGACGCCGATTACTTTCCGATCCCAATGACCATAGTACTCAGGTTATAGAAAAAATACGCTCAAATAGCCATGATAGAAAATACGCTGAGAGCTTAACCGACCTAGACAACAAAATTGAGCAGGCCATGAAAGTGGACGTCCCTGATGATTTAGCCGATAAAATAATTTTCAGCACATCGAAAAGCAAACCACAAATAAACATGACCAAGCAAGCTTTTGCACTGGCTGCTTCTGTTATTTTTACGGTAGGGTTAATGGTTGGACAAGTAAATTGGGGCGCATTAATTGTCACTCCAGCACATGCTCGCTTAGATAGTATGGCTATACATCATATACATGAAGAGGCGCCTTTCATTAAAGATGTTAACGAAGCAAATAATGCTCAAGAAATGCAAGCTAAATTAGGCACCTATTCTTATACCTTAACCTCTGCATTCCCTTATCATATTTATTATCTAAATCATTGTGGTTTCAGCCCCGACCACCATGCACTGCACATGGTATTTCAAGGGGAAAAAGGCCGAGTCACCGCTTTTATTTCTAATATTTCAGCGCCCAATGCCAGTGACTTTGCTAAAGATGGAATGAAAGGTGCTATTATTCCTCTTCCTCAAGGAAGCTTAGTGGTGGTTGGTAATGAAAATGAAGATATTTCATCAATTGCTACAAAATTAGCGCCAATGTTCGTACTCAAAAGCTGA
- a CDS encoding sigma-70 family RNA polymerase sigma factor yields MNKQRRYESLVRAYHRDLYRYAYWLCKDKHIAEDLVQETCLRAWKSLDALQDEKAAKSWLITILRRENARRFERKQFDLVDIDEPGNSGKTDDDAHHQQKWLQNQIMKLEIEYREPLFLQVIGGFNGEEISQILELNKNTVMTRLFRARNQLKELIDSSPETQGVTHG; encoded by the coding sequence ATGAATAAACAAAGACGCTATGAGTCCCTTGTTCGGGCATATCACCGAGACCTATATCGGTATGCATACTGGCTATGCAAAGATAAACATATTGCTGAAGATTTAGTGCAAGAAACTTGCCTGCGCGCTTGGAAATCCCTTGATGCTCTACAAGATGAAAAAGCCGCTAAATCTTGGTTAATTACCATTTTGCGACGAGAAAATGCTCGCCGATTTGAACGTAAACAATTTGACCTGGTGGATATTGATGAACCAGGCAACAGCGGTAAAACCGATGATGATGCGCACCACCAACAAAAATGGCTACAAAATCAAATTATGAAACTAGAAATTGAATATCGGGAACCATTATTTTTGCAGGTAATCGGCGGATTTAACGGGGAAGAAATCAGTCAAATATTAGAACTTAATAAAAATACAGTAATGACTCGATTATTCCGTGCTCGTAACCAATTAAAAGAACTCATTGATTCCTCTCCCGAAACTCAAGGAGTGACACATGGATGA
- the fadI gene encoding acetyl-CoA C-acyltransferase FadI has product MSQQEVKTRNGDRIAIVSGLRTPFARQGTAFKEVPAVDLGKMVVSELLARTQIDPALIDQVVFGQVVQMPAAPNIAREIVLGTGMNVSTDAYSVTRACATSFQSAVNVAESIMAGTIEIGIAGGADSSSVLPIGVSKPLAQGLLELSKAKTLPQKLSVLRKLSFKDLMPVPPAVAEYSTGLSMGQTAEQMAKTHEIPREEQDALAHRSHALAAQAWEDGLIADEVMTAFPEPYKEWINKDNNIREGSQIEQYAKLRPAFDRKFGSVTAATSTPLTDGAAAVLMMSESKAKELGLEVLGYIRSYAFSAIQVEEDMLMGPSYATPIALDRAGLELKDLDLIEMHEAFAAQTLANVKMFASEVFAKEKLGRDKAIGVIDMDKFNVLGGSLAYGHPFAATGARLMTQTLRELKRRGGGVALTTACAAGGLGAAVILEVDKSDAHTQGAK; this is encoded by the coding sequence ATGAGTCAGCAGGAAGTGAAAACCCGCAATGGCGATCGTATTGCCATTGTGTCCGGCTTAAGAACACCGTTTGCTCGTCAAGGTACAGCCTTCAAAGAAGTACCAGCGGTGGATTTAGGTAAAATGGTGGTAAGTGAATTATTAGCACGTACTCAAATTGATCCGGCATTGATCGACCAAGTGGTCTTTGGGCAGGTAGTACAAATGCCAGCTGCACCTAATATTGCTCGTGAAATTGTACTCGGTACAGGAATGAATGTGTCTACCGACGCGTACAGTGTGACTAGAGCGTGTGCCACCAGCTTTCAATCGGCAGTGAATGTGGCCGAAAGTATCATGGCTGGCACGATTGAAATTGGTATTGCGGGTGGGGCTGATTCTTCTTCGGTTCTTCCTATTGGTGTCTCTAAACCATTGGCACAAGGCTTACTCGAGTTAAGTAAAGCCAAAACTTTGCCGCAAAAATTATCCGTATTACGCAAATTATCGTTTAAAGACTTGATGCCAGTTCCACCTGCGGTTGCAGAATACTCTACGGGTCTATCTATGGGACAAACGGCAGAGCAAATGGCTAAAACGCATGAAATTCCTCGTGAAGAGCAAGATGCTTTAGCGCATCGTTCTCATGCGTTAGCGGCGCAAGCTTGGGAAGATGGGTTGATTGCAGATGAAGTAATGACGGCTTTTCCTGAACCTTATAAAGAATGGATTAATAAAGATAATAACATTCGTGAAGGTTCACAAATTGAACAGTATGCGAAGTTGCGTCCAGCCTTCGATCGTAAATTTGGTAGCGTGACGGCGGCAACCAGTACACCATTAACGGATGGTGCTGCTGCAGTATTGATGATGAGTGAAAGCAAAGCCAAAGAATTAGGTCTTGAAGTATTAGGTTATATCCGTTCATACGCATTTTCTGCTATTCAAGTTGAAGAAGATATGCTCATGGGGCCTTCTTATGCCACTCCGATTGCCTTAGATAGAGCAGGATTAGAGCTTAAGGATCTCGATTTAATAGAAATGCATGAAGCATTTGCGGCTCAAACCTTAGCTAATGTGAAAATGTTTGCTTCTGAAGTCTTTGCTAAAGAAAAATTGGGTCGAGATAAAGCGATTGGTGTCATTGATATGGATAAATTCAATGTCTTGGGGGGATCTTTGGCTTACGGTCACCCATTTGCGGCCACCGGAGCACGTTTAATGACTCAAACGTTACGTGAGTTAAAACGTCGTGGTGGTGGGGTTGCGTTAACCACTGCTTGTGCGGCGGGTGGTTTAGGCGCCGCGGTGATTTTGGAAGTGGATAAAAGCGATGCACATACACAAGGAGCGAAATAA